In the Ptychodera flava strain L36383 chromosome 23 unlocalized genomic scaffold, AS_Pfla_20210202 Scaffold_23__1_contigs__length_28996876_pilon, whole genome shotgun sequence genome, caTCTTAAGTACCCCCTGAAGGCATCACTAGTATGGGTTTGATAAAAATAAGATCATTCTTTCTGTCCCTCTAACATATTCTTAATGatggtaaattttgtcaatttttttagtgatgAATTTTTTGAGGAAATGAAACAGCGTCGCCAAGAGTTTCCAGAGTGGAATTACGCCGGAAACAGGAAGAAATACAGCGACGTAAACATTGAGACGGAGCCGCTGCCAAACCGATTGCGGTCAAGAAGCAAAATTAGGCCTCCAGCAAACATCATTCAGGATTCTGTGTGCATTACCGAAGAAAGAAGACCAAAAAGGAGATCGGTGAAGGAGTCGAGGCCCCAAGTGGAAAAACACCAGTGGGTGCAATGTGACAGATGCGACAAGTGGCGGAAATTACCCATAATGCTGTGTGCTGATGCCCTGCCTGAACAATGGTGAGATactattttctgtaattttgaaatatctcGATGTGCAAATTATACGGCAACATCCCTCACTTTTCATCATATTTACTTTCTAATGACACATGTACATTTTCTTAAGCATGGTGAATACCCCTCCCTACACAAAGTACTGTATGCCACTTGGAGTGTCATTGTTATTACGGTAGTATGCACTTTAGTGACAGATATGCagactctcaaacgtttacaacttttttctgatctatcatttccggagggggggggggggctcattttaaacctCTTGTCATAAGAAAAATTTACACAGTCTTagttcgaaaatcgaaaattttatgtttttccaTTAACTTAAATTAACACACTGATTGCagcaaattttaaatatcaaatatcggtataactttggtaatttgtttccctagtactagattttgcacagtgaccccagattttttttcttgattttgaaagagaatagttgaaagattccttgaggaaagtttgggcaaaagtttgtctttcacttttgaggtgcatactaccttaaaacaagAACAAGTTTAGTTTTGAAACGATAAGAAATCTCCAGAAATATATCAACAAGCTAATGAATTTTTTAATTTACAGTCATATATCGTTGAGTTTCTTTGCGTACAGGAAGAAAACATGAACTGCGTGATATGTTGGTGGATTGttaacattttaaatattgtaattttgaaaaactttgcTCAGGGTGTATTTTTTTCACCCTCCAGGTATTGCTACATGAATCCAGACGTCAATTACAACGACTGCATAATTCCTGAAACTTACTGGAGTGAGGATGTTGACGTCAGAATCAGTCCGGAAAATCAGAACGGAGTGAATTTGCAGGATGTTTTTCCTGGATCAAGACACGGGGAGAGTTACAGTCTTGCGGAGGGAAGAGACAGCCCTGCCTGTAGTACGGCTATTGCTTTGCAAAACACACTTGCAAACTTTTTTACATCAAGTAGCCATCTTGCCTCAGCACGCCAGGATGGTCCTCAGACGAACGGCATGCAATATCTGCCCGTGACCACTTTTCCGGGAGCAGATGTCAGTACCTTTGAAACAGGAAATGGTTACTTTGGAAGTGCTAATGGCAAAATAGCTGGAAACGATCTCAGTTTCACGACAGCTTCCGGTAACCCTGCAACTGGGCACAATCATATCCCTGCAACAGACTTCCAAATTTTTCCCAAGGATATCGATAATGATGTTGACAAACTGACAATCGGATCAGTCTATGTAACTGAGGCAGATGTTGGAATATTTGTTCAAACCAGTACAATGAAAACACCACCCCCTAAAGAAGGACAATTGAATGTTTCTAGAAGTGGTTCTGAAACATCATCTGAAACATCTTTCGAGTCGAGCGaaaattcagattcagattcagacaaGAATCATCGCACACCTTGGACTCTTATTAAGAGTCTTAAAGATGGACATGAGGGCGCTATGCCCGGCAGTGATCTTAATGACAGCACAGATACTGGCTGTCATGACAACACTATAACTGTACCCACAAGCGATACAATGGAGAGTGAGACAGATGATAGTGAAGCAGATCATGAGATATCCAGCATCTACAGTCAGGTTTGGTCGAAACATCGTGAAGAACTTAAGTATTGGGTTTTGAATGGATCGCAATGATTGACACAAGAAATGAACATACCAGATATCAGATGCTTTTCTAAGTTTGGCACATTGAACAAGACTCTTTTGTTTTGCAGAGACAATTTTATTCACCTGTACTGCAATGAAAATAATCTTTTGAATACATGAACCTGTCAGTTTGTTTTGCAATACGATCCAGTATGGCTGATAATCTGCAAATTTCAGTGTGTGGTATATTCAGAGGTGGTGGAAATAAGGGGAAACATTGACATCGTTGCAACCTGTAGCAATCATgatataatttgaatgttatCTTGATTGATTTTTGGTTCATTCATATATTGTTGAGTGAACACAGACTGAATATGTTCTGCATATTCACTCATTTCATCTTCGTAAAGTCTTAACTATTTCAAAACGATGACATTTAACCACGTTTACAGATCTAGCTTTTTTTAATGGAAATGCGAGAAAAAGTTGGCCATTCTGTATGGGAAATGcaatgtgaaatttgcataactgATCAGCCAATAATGTTTTTGCTACATTGGTCGTCTCCATTGTGAAGACAGTGGCTGCTGGCTGGAAATAGCCAAAAAGAAGTTAAATGAGACGTGTTAGAATCTCACTGACATGGTATTTTAGTGGAAAAAATTATACCGTAAAAAATTGCAGCACATTGTTAATAGTGTTTTTAATATTAGTCATTTgccataaatttgcatacatccatatatggtatgaggtaTGTCAGCCATGTTTACTAACAGTAACAGCATTACTCAGTATTTGtcagcataaatttgcatatatccatatatggtaaaagaggTATGTCAGCCCTGTATGCCCTTGGAACACAGTATTGGTcagcataaatttacatatatccAAATATGGTAAAAGAGGTATGTCAGCCATGTTTGCTCTTGGTACAGTGGCAGTATTCCAAAGTACTGGTCAGCATAAAATTTTCACGTAGCCATCCAGTGAAAATCAGTGATTGGATAGTTCAAGCACTGGTGACCCAGTGCCTTTAAAACTACTGTCACAAATGTGTGTGAAGTTGTTTCTTTTACTGTTATGACATATTGCTGGAAAGTGCTTTGGGCCAGACTGCATCATCATGTTGAACAAGAaaggaatctgaaaaaaaattacttttttctgtttttctctaCTTAAATTTAGATTTGCATAAAATTGAGAGTTGTCAATTATCAGAGTTTCCCTGCTGTGATCGTTAACGAACTAAAATTTTTTTGTTCATCTCATGCAATTATCAGAAATTCAGTTACCAATCATGCTGTTTTTCCAAGACTGAATAATCAAGGAATGTTTATTGTAGCTTTTAACAAGCAGCTCTGGAGTCAGAACTGGTCTTATGCCTGATGTGATGAAACTCTTTTTCAACTATCATAACAAAGAAACTTTGTTTTGGATTTGAAATCATGTTGAATACATTAGATTATGCTAATATTGACCTTGTAACACATTTCTTGTTATCAGCCAACCAGAACACTGGTTACTTAGGGCCTTTTGATAAAATGCTCTGTGCTCTGTAACTGAGTACGTGATTGGTGAAGATACTGACAATCACACTCTATCACACAAGAAAGTTGTTGTCCATAGTTGTCAGATCCCGACCTCATTGTTAGTGTTATAGACATGATAATTTAGAAAACTTTATGAAGTTATTTATGCAGTTGcagtgttcattttataatgatGGTTGCCAATCGTATTTTAAGTGTTTGAAAGTGCCTGTGGCTGcaacttttcatgatttttttttcacttttatttctTATGTCAATCgcgagttcttgttctactcctaaaaGCATGTTCAATTATCTACCATTCAGCTTGGTAGCACCATCTATAGGTGTAAAATGCACAGTTACTGTTtacagaattcacttgtcaacaataacaatgcagtctacacaggctgagttgacaagctgaatactttgCATCTCAACATGctatggggagtagaacaagaaactatggTTGACATTTTAAATAATCATGGAAGTTAAGCCACTAGCTCTCTAACTTGTTTTGACTTTGTCCAAGATTGTTGTTTTGCTGAGTTTGTTGGTGTTAAATAAAAAACAAGAAATCATATAAATCGACAGCGCATGCCTGATAATTGCTCTTCCGTTCTCTCCATTCTGCCACTGGTGGTGCTGTGTGTGCTCCAGATCTGACCCAGTCAATCCAAGCATGGCTGTACAGCATAGCAAGTCACCATTCGTCAGATGGCTTCATTTGGGTCAGGGGTCAATAGATCAAATGACATCGTCGTCATCTAGAACCATGGTTGGTAGTTACACTTGGTTCACTGGCTGTGAATCATGGGGAGGCTAGGCTAATTGTGTTGTTCATGTGATTGTCAGAACAGGTGACGTATTTAGCTGTAATCGCGATCGTAGGTTACTAAAAATAGCATTGTGTAGAGAACACTGCTGTATAAGTTTGGACAAAATTCtccattttgtgtgtgtgtttatcatGGCAGCTTGTGGTTGAATCGTTTGACATCTGACTTTCACCATTTCCATCACAACATGGACTGAAACAACATACCTGTTAGCCTAATGTCaacaagtattgtaaaaaatttgaagaaatatttatttttgcactatCATACATGAACTGTGACATCATTAGAGAAAAGTCCAATAGGTTTTACACCTATCAAACCTGACGAGAAGTATACTCATGCCATGAGTATGTTACTATAGTAAACACCAAGAAAAGTTTGAGTCAAAGTATGAGTCTTAAGGATTGAACATACCATTCAATCACAAATACATTGTCAGTTGAGTTAGACCGGCTGATTCTGTTTTCCTTTAGACCGTTACTCTGCAAAGTTGACATGCCACCGTCAGGTCAAATTTGTCAACACCATTGAGGCATACAGGTCCAATTTGCTGCATTTTAAAcaaaacttgaatatttgaaggcccctgaacaCCACACCTAGATACTGTAAATTGGTTTTGCACTGACCAAATCTGCTCTGAcataccaagtgggtgaaaatatgtggttttggctcaaaactgatTTTTGCTGACATGTACTTGGGAAGTGACACACTCTGGCAGGATTAGAGCTAAAATGCATGTCAAATGCTCAGCTCAACAACATTTTAATGTCTCTACCTGCTTTTGAGTTTCAAAGTTTTcctctttgaaattaatttcatttgacCATCATTGGGGTTGTCACTTGTGACATCAGCGTCACGATCACTGTGTCCTGACCTTGTGGCCTTTGTCCTATGACCTGTCGCGGCAGCCGTCTGGGCATTGGCGTTTTCATTATTGTTGGCTGCATCCTTGGCAGACGAACTGGCAGCTGAACTTTGCGTAACGTCCAGTGACTGAAATATCGGAGATATATACTCATTTAAAAGCAGCGATTTCGATCGCAGTCCCCTTTTTGATGTCCCAACAGCAATCAGCAAATTCGCAAGACCCCACGGTTGAATATCCgttgaatttttcatgttttttacgTCCTTCACTCTTGACTCGCTCTTGTCAATTATCCATAGAGCTTCCTGTGTCTTGGTTACAAATCTTTGCAAGTGGTCATAGTTTACATTCCGTGTTATGTTGAGTTCGGTTTCAAATGGATTTTCTATGTACAGCGGGTTTCCCGATTCTGGCTTGGAGAACTTCTCTCCGTGGCGTAGTGACAGCGCAAACTTCTGGAAGTTGAACTTGGCACAGAATTCAAAGAATTCATAGAGCAGCTCCTCTGCAATAAAGATACAAATATTTAGATTTAAAATATGCAAGAAAAATATGGCAATGAAATCATCTAATTATTGGTAGAGACAAAATTACTCtgacaaaatgatttttatAGCAGACAATTGTCTGTTTTGTTGTATCATATACTaaacagtatcacttcccaacCTGCCCAGTCAGTAAAAATTGGTATTAatcctttgagcaccaaagccaatttttgtcgcctttatagaatataccaaattcacattttttttggaattttgccaaaattttgataaagaactgtagcaaatgaaatgcgATGTTCCTTTGGTCAACAATTATcccaaaaaaattcacaaaaaattcctaaaatttggtaaaatgttgcactaaaattttggtgggaaaaattgcagctctcaaagggttaagccaaATCTGTACATATTTTCACACACTTGGctcaataatttatgaaaaatcatgtttacagtatgaaTCTTTTTTGgggccttcaaatattcaaattttgttaaagtGCACTGCATGTGACGTATTATGTTTTAATGGATTTTaataaccaacttgacctgatggtgaaatatgaacttgccAAGATCAGGGTTAAAGCCTCATTATTTATAACATATCCCATACGTTGAATTTGCTGTACAGCTTGTACATTTGAAGGACTCCGAAAAtatagatactgtaaacatgatctGACTGATTTGACCTGTACAGTAGGTGAAAATCTGTGTAGGTTTTGGcacaatactgctttttactgacagcagggatgtagaaaatagtcGGCAGCCGGCAAAAACAACCGGCTATCAGCTAAAATTTCTATGCTGTGAAAATGTCAGTTAATGAAAAATTGTGTAAGGCCAAGGAaagtaaaaagtttgtttctcatcctagacatattgcaaaaatgatgcggtgaccgGGGTTTTTTTccactcattttttttattcttcatccAACAAGAAtgcgcaaaaacatgaaaacaacagagGAATGCaagcagagataaatgcacagcagcgTTGCTGTAGTATTTTAGTACAGCAACAGTTCTGAGGTTTGACTTATAGTTCAGCAATGcagagttttgacagcttaatataacagtatATGTGTAGAGTTCTGAATggcagttattttgtttacagttctgttttatacagcactgtgttatgcactatcgtcgcgtattttttgtgtctattattttttcactttatttcacCATGAGCAGagaaaaaggttgacgcggtgGGTCTGATTCGATGCCTGCGAcgatgagaaacaaattattatttgtCTTGGCCTGACCAAAAGTTTCTACATTGCGGTGACACAGCAGTTACGGAAATTATAGGCCTGGCAGCAAGGAGCAAACATCAAGCTCAAACCTACTGTCACACCTCTACATGTCACATATACACAAGAATGCAACACGCGTTATGTATTTTTGCTTGGCTCAATACTTTCAGCACCCCAAGTATCTGCCTAAACGCTTACTTGGCTGGCTATTACATGTATCGGCAATACTGATTTCACTTGGCAGGACAGTAGCCCCAAACTGTCAACTTCTTAGCATCGTAAAAATCAGAGCACTCGGTAATGTCAACTGACTTGACACACTAGGGTTGGTATCTGTATATTTTGcctagaatgtgcctcggggacagaataTTTTTACTCTCaatttttgtaattcttttctgatctaccactttgtAAGGGCTCATTAAAGCTTTTGAAGCaaataacataatttttgtaaaagtaCAATATTTAATCTTTTACCCATAGCCTTAACATAAGGATGGCTgaaagtttaagtaatttgttgttgcagtaccaaaatttgcacagtgagcCCCAATTATATTCTTGAATTGTtaaaagaatggttgacagtttcCTTGACAAGAATGGTTGCTAGAAAAAAAGCTTACGTAGTCCAATTTTGAGGCATATACAGTATCACTCTAAAGAAATTGCATtgcaacaatcatcaaaatacGACATATGGTGACCTACCTAGTGACTGTTCATTCTGCGAGGGAGCTAGTCTGTTGAGGTCACTGGCAATAGTACagtcaacattttcaacgaGCAAATGGTCTTCCTCATCTGAAAGGAAATGAGTGACATttgaatattatcaaaatgctcCATGACAATAAGTCATGGCTTCACCTTCTTTATAAAAGACACTTTCAATTGTACATTGAAAGATTTTTTGTCTTAACCCATGACAACTTCACCTGTCTGTCAGGTATGATGAGTACTCGAATACATATGCACCTGTAAGTATTTTCTACTGGGAGGCGTGCAACAGGGTCAATACATCGATCGCGAATCGTATCCTGCCAAAATATGCCCGGCAGTGGGGAATTTGAAACAATGAAGCAGAAGAGCTTGTAGTGTGCAAAATCTGTTACCGGGGGTGATAAAACTGAAATATGGGTTGTGTTATGGCTGCCGGGACTTAGCCATAATGTCATATGTGTTGATGGTGGCAACGCAGCGGAAGACTGGCTTTGTGCATTGCGTTTGGAATTTGCACTGATATCAAGTCCTAAAGTATCTACTTGTAGCCTCTCCTTTTCCCCCTTCTTTGggtatttgacataattttctAGACTGAGGAAGGAGAATTTGACATAGCTTggaaaaaacataacaaattctcctgttaggCTTGCATTCCCACTCaacacccccaccccccccccccccccccacctggTGGAAAACATTTATAGGTGCATTAAACACAGGACACCAAAAGTGAAATATAGAAATCTTGTAAGAGAAGCTGCCCTAGTGTAAACTAGTATAAATTAGCTGTATACTATCGTATACTACTGTGTACTAGTGTTAACTAGTGTACACTAGTGAATACTGGTATAACCTAGTGTGTACTAGTGTACACTACTATACAGCTAGTCTACACTAGTGTACCCTTTTGTTTACTAGTATAAACTAGTCAACTGAAAAATGTgtgcagaaaaggcaaaaaggtTGGCTAGTTTGCAAATTCTGTCGTGAAGAATGTAAGTTGGTTTTCTGTAGCATGACAACATTAGACGTTTTGCTTTACTAGTTTacaccaacttgacctgattttgacatatttacaattgttttctgatctaccacttgtgggggttcattttaaagctcttggagaaagaaaaactttcagcagcttagtttttcaaaatttaatttgtccccatCGAGTTAGCACAGGAAttacggccattttgaatttcaaatatcccaacatgttgggtaatttgtttcgctagttccaaactttgcacagtgacgcctgattttttttgttgatttgataacagaatagttgaaagtttcatttaggaaagttgagcaaaagtttaagtctttcacattcgaggtgcatactatctTAAGAAACCTGTTTTATCAGGCATAGAATGTCGTTAATCTTTCTCCTGCCAATGTCAGGTGCATCACATTATACACCTGTACTTTATGTGTACACACTGAGGTTTAATAATCTACATATTATTATAACTACTTTATTGATTTGTTGATGTTTCTTTAAATCGACGTTATCCGGTGCAAAAAATATGAAgtatatgaaatataaaatatatgaatgcAACTACAGCTGGTTTGCTTATTTTGAAAGTACTGGATCAGTaagaagaaatattttatttacaacATACCTGATACATCTCTAAGGTAATTTACTGTTGGAACAACTGGCTTTGCTCTGGTCTGGAGGAAGTAAATAACCAACAGGGTGAGTCCAAAGTTTGTTATCCAGGGTCCTGGGACACCAGATGTGATGCTGTTGACTCTGGCCCAATGCCTGATGGTGAACACCAGAGGGCGC is a window encoding:
- the LOC139123868 gene encoding uncharacterized protein; its protein translation is MVVVKGVGCDAINSRSVKENEVEPRRPQNGFIRFSCRLRKFISEQHPNLDNREISRMLGAKWRRMTWEEKKPFSDEFFEEMKQRRQEFPEWNYAGNRKKYSDVNIETEPLPNRLRSRSKIRPPANIIQDSVCITEERRPKRRSVKESRPQVEKHQWVQCDRCDKWRKLPIMLCADALPEQWYCYMNPDVNYNDCIIPETYWSEDVDVRISPENQNGVNLQDVFPGSRHGESYSLAEGRDSPACSTAIALQNTLANFFTSSSHLASARQDGPQTNGMQYLPVTTFPGADVSTFETGNGYFGSANGKIAGNDLSFTTASGNPATGHNHIPATDFQIFPKDIDNDVDKLTIGSVYVTEADVGIFVQTSTMKTPPPKEGQLNVSRSGSETSSETSFESSENSDSDSDKNHRTPWTLIKSLKDGHEGAMPGSDLNDSTDTGCHDNTITVPTSDTMESETDDSEADHEISSIYSQVWSKHREELKYWVLNGSQ